A genomic stretch from Arachis stenosperma cultivar V10309 chromosome 3, arast.V10309.gnm1.PFL2, whole genome shotgun sequence includes:
- the LOC130966110 gene encoding uncharacterized protein LOC130966110 gives MDNVEKVDEGDKLNPEEQGKSNSDDDSDDEDFIPSADEVDSADDVMFTDSEEEYDDESRFDEVRGGTDGNRVDKGKGVAGGDFSDEEGFNSDEVDVKYEVGGGSEKEDNEDNDNHEASRYPIHRDVKDMTTYQWKVKTVYASREEFKDTVTAYAVQTRRGLRYAKLDLVRVRAVCQEGCPFWLYAAKMSEEETWQLRSMNLKHTCGQSHRVGILHTGWLSRAFRKKVEGNPKVKIKDLVNKAQRKWNLTVTTSMAARVYVCLAACKKSFLQCRKFVGLDGCFLKTPQGGQLLTSIGWDPNDQMLPIAYAVVEAETKDTWKWFLWLLIDDLGVEIIGKTTFMSDQQKGLLPTFDEVIPGVDHRFCVRHLYSNFRKKFSGLQLKQLMWRCAKATHWKEWEKEMQIIRQINMDAHKHLNAIPPRFWSMSRFNFHSKCDTLVNNMCESFNGAIVVSREKPIVTMLEDIKVYLMTRWVVNRERIKNFNGTLLPRIRIKLERRGRSTGEWRPYWSAAQTYEIINGLNKFAVDLSAHECSCRKWQLSGIPCTHAISCINFKGLDIDAFVDDCYKKAAYVKCYDSVINPLNGPDLWEKTNFDDVLPPPYQKPSHKPVKKRKRGLDEAPNSSQSHLSRRGQIQRCSNCGESGHKKGGCKKPSLDDQQLSQAARKRTRGRRKPSSSRPMTSSKALSQPVMQSGSGGLRRSTRSRSSSEPQLATKTPKPNSTQSRSKPTSSSTRPNSPPACTLQRRPKTKPTRSNTQQPPAPKKMGAASSSQPARTVSFSHRILLHVSPRKLRLMAKLPPRLWEKL, from the exons ATGGACAATGTGGAGAAGGTTGATGAGGGAGACAAATTGAACCCGGAGGAGCAGGGCAAATCGAACAGTGACGATGATAGCGATGATGAGGATTTTATTCCATCTGCTGATGAAGTTGACAGTGCAGATGATGTTATGTTTACAGACAGTGAAGAGGAGTACGATGATGAGAGCAGATTTGATGAAGTACGAGGTGGGACTGATGGTAATCGGGTTGATAAAGGAAAAGGGGTAGCAGGAGGTGATTTCAGTGATGAGGAAGGGTTCAATAGTGATGAAGTTGATGTGAAATATGAAGTTGGCGGTGGTTCAGAGAAGGAGGACAATGAGGATAATGATAATCATGAAGCTAGTCGATATCCAATACATAGAGATGTGAAAGACATGACAACTTACCAATGGAAAGTCAAAACTGTATATGCTTCAAGGGAGGAATTCAAGGACACTGTTACAGCTTATGCAGTGCAAACAAGAAGGGGACTGAGGTATGCCAAGcttgacttggtgagagtgagGGCTGTTTGTCAAGAGGGGTGTCCGTTTTGGTTATACGCAGCAAAAATGAGTGAGGAAGAGACTTGGCAGCTTAGGTCAATGAACCTTAAGCATACCTGTGGCCAGTCACACAGGGTAGGGATACTGCATACTGGTTGGCTGAGTAGGGCATTTAGGAAGAAAGTGGAAGGTAACCCAAAGGTAAAGATAAAGGACCTGGTCAACAAGGCACAAAGAAAATGGAATTTGACAGTGACAACTTCGATGGCAGCTAG GGTATATGTGTGTCTAGCTGCTTGTAAGAAGAGCTTCCTGCAGTGTAGAAAGTTTGTGGGATTGGATGGGTGTTTTCTAAAGACACCTCAAGGAGGGCAGTTGTTGACATCCATTGGGTGGGATCCTAATGATCAAATGCTTCCAATCGCGTATGCCGTTGTGGAGGCAGAGACCAAAGACACTTGGAAGTGGTTTCTCTGGTTGTTAATTGATGATTTAGGAGTTGAGATCATTGGGAAAACAACCTTCATGTCTGATCAGCAGAAG GGACTCTTACCTACATTCGATGAAGTCATCCCTGGAGTAGACCATAGGTTCTGTGTCCGCCATCTTTACAGCAACTTCAGGAAGAAATTTTCTGGACTACAGTTGAAGCAGCTGATGTGGAGGTGTGCAAAAGCTACACATTGGAAGGAATGGGAGAAAGAGATGCAAATCATCAGGCAGATCAATATGGATGCACATAAACATCTGAATGCTATTCCTCCAAGATTTTGGAGCATGTCCAGGTTTAATTTTCATTCTAAATGTGACACTCTTGTAAACAACATGTGTGAGAGCTTTAATGGTGCAATAGTAGTGTCTAGGGAGAAACCTATAGTGACAATGTTGGAGGATATCAAGGTTTATTTGATGACTAGATGGGTTGTTAATAGAGAACGAATTAAAAACTTTAATGGTACACTTCTACCTCGCATTAGGATAAAACTAGAGAGGAGAGGCAGATCTACTGGTGAGTGGAGGCCTTACTGGTCTGCTGCACAAACATATGAGATTATTAATGGACTGAATAAATTTGCTGTTGATCTTTCTGCTCATGAGTGCTCTTGTAGAAAGTGGCAGCTTAGTGGTATTCCCTGCACACATGCTATAAGCTGCATCAATTTTAAGGGCCTTGACATAGATGCATTTGTTGATGACTGCTACAAGAAGGCTGCATATGTCAAGTGCTATGATTCAGTCATCAATCCTCTAAATGGCCCAGATTTATGGGAGAAAACCAACTTTGATGATGTCTTGCCCCCTCCTTATCAAAAGCCTAGCCACAAACCAgtcaagaagaggaagagaggacTAGATGAAGCTCCGAACAGCAGCCAGTCCCACTTGTCTAGGAGGGGACAAAtccaaagatgctcaaactgtgGTGAATCTGGACACAAGAAGGGAGGATGCAAGAAGCCATCCCTGGAT GACCAACAACTTAGTCAAGCTGCTAGGAAGAGAACCAGAGGTAGGAGGAAGCCTTCATCTAGCAGACCCATGACCAGTTCTAAGGCTTTATCACAGCCTGTTATGCAATCTGGAAGTGGAGGTCTGAGGAGGTCCACCAGGTCTAGATCATCATCTGAACCCCAACTAGCCACCAAAACACCTAAGCCCAACTCAACCCAATCGAGGTCCAAGCCCACATCATCCTCAACTAGGCCCAACAGTCCACCAGCATGTACTCTCCAACGAAGGCCCAAGACAAAGCCCACCAGAAGCAACACACAGCAACCACCGGCACCAAAGAAGATGGGTGCAGCCAGCTCCAGCCAACCAGCCAGGACTGTCTCCTTCAGCCACAGAATTCTACTTCATGTATCTCCAAGAAAGCTGAGGCTCATGGCAAAACTTCCCCCAAGACTTTGGGAAAAACTTTAG